tcttttactttgcaggcaaatgccttaaccactaagcaatctctccagccccagaggaacaatttaaaaatatattttatttatttactgaagagacgagagagatagaaaggatgggcatgccagggtctctagccactgcaaatgaactccagttgcacatgccaccttgtgcatctggctttctgaggaatcaaacctgggttgttaggtgcaggtaagtgccttaactgctaagccatctctccaacctgaggaatacttttaattttgttattttttgactgtttcatgcatgtatataatgtattttgttcatattcacacccattaccctcttttatcccctctcATTCATGCAGGACCCTTTCTTCTTTCACTATTAgtccccatcttactttcatgtcttttgcaTTTTGTTTCAGTAGTCTAATAGCTAAGGGGAGGCAGGGAGGCACAAGTCCTTAAGAATATCTCTTTCACCACCagggcagctggtgggaggacagGCAGATTTTCAGGGATTATGTGGGCAATCAGTCACAGCTATGCGGGGAACAGGTACAAAGACAAGGAGGTAGGTAATTTGGAGGAAGAATGGAGAGAGAAGGGCAAAAAGACAGGAAGATGGGAagtgtgattaaaggcatttgagaagaagaagaaagtgtgAGAAGAGAGGAAGCAAGACATGTACAGATAAGCTAGGAACAAAAGCATGTGATATATCAAAAGGTTGGCAGTAGCAGGCCATCAGAACTGTCGTTTTTCTCCAACACAATTACTGGAGCTTCTTGAGACGAAGGTGGATTCCATTCTTGGACCTCAATACAAGTCGTGACATGGGAACTGGGATCCTGGTGGGATCTGGCAGCAGCTCAAAGCGGAGCAAGGTCAGGGCCACAGTCACCTTCATCTCATTCATGGCAAATTGCTTCCCGATGCAGTTCCTGGCTCAGGCAGACACAGTGAAATGAGAAGTAGCTCAGGTCCTCTTTTGGCCTCATCAGACATTGGCCTTTGAGCCACAAGCTAGAGCTGGGCATTCAAGGCCTTCCTTCATAGTCTCAGTCTAACCATTTTCCTTGAGGGTCACACCCTCCCACTTTAATACCTTGTCTTGGTTCATAGCTCCTGATCTTTAATAAGTGCCCagagacaaccccccccccccattatcaTCACCTTGATCCTcctgagaaagggaggaaagcatGGCTGTGTCGGGAAACATCTGGTGCAAATCGAGAAGGGTCAAACACCTGTAGAGAGAGCATGAGATCATGAGAGCAAGGATGCATGGGAGTCAAGCCCCCTTTCCTCACACATAGCAGAACAGAATGCCTAGAGTTGGAAGTGGAAGGAGGTATTAGTCCTGAGAGACCAtcacttttcttcctctcctcccaggACTTTCATACCTGTGGATTTGGCCACACATCTGGGTTGTGGTGAAGAGCATAAAAGGAGAGCGCGACTGTGACACCTGTGGGTCAGAAAGGACAAAGGGCGAAGAGAAATTGGGTCAAAGAAGTGTACTCTTGACAATAAGCAgagaacatgcatgcacaaaagACTTGCATGTCAGAAATTATCACTTTTAGTATAATGATCCCAGGGAGGTTGTAGGGAGGGGGACTTAGCAAAGCACCTATTCAAATATGATGAACTTGGAATGACAGAAATTAAGTATCAGAGATAAACTCCTTATACTAAGTGAAGTGATGGCTCAAGTTATGTGTCTTCTACAGTCCTTTGGAGAACATAAATTAGCTCACACCATGCTCACAAACACACTTCCCCTCTACACACACATCACAGGAGACAGTTTTACATCATTTCTTCAGGTGAGATCATGGAATCTCCATGAGGCTGATTTTCTTATGTTCACACAGCTAGATGTGGCAGAACTGGGATCATACCCAATGGTGAGTTAGCTAGTATGTGTTTTCCTCCCATGATAGGGGCTCAGATCTTGTCATTAGCTGCTCCCTTGCATCATCCTGAGGGTTCCTGAGAGACTGGGGCACATTCATGCATTATGTCATAAGATTCCCTTATCTCTCTCATTTGTTTTCACCCATGGAAAAAATTACATCTCTATAGGACTTGTTTGATTCTCTTTTCCACTCCAAATGTCTTAAGTAAGGGAAATTTTGGAGTCTGGAGGATGACATTTAACTAGAGTTTGGCCTATATTTATTGAGGCTCACTGAGGAAAAGTTCATTATGCAGCATTTAATAACGTCTGTCAAAATAAAGACAGAATTTACTGAGAGGTAATGGGAGACCAAGTGAAGTTCATAATTGCAGAAGTGCATGTGGAAGTCCCATCTTTTCTTACCCATGCTGACTATTCAGGTGAGTGATTCTGGGacgtatctgaagttcatttgcagtggctagaggccttagtgagcccattctctttctctctctctttctcactctctccccacccccccaaataaagaaataaataaatcttaaagaaatggaaacTAGTGAGGTTCAGAATTGCTGAAGCAACATGAAATTCCCAACATTCCTTACCctgctgagtggttaagtgcgTTATTCTGGGAAGCTTGTACCTTTAGGTAGGGAGCGTCCATCAGGGAACGTGACAGGTGTGTTGAGCATTCTACTCACAACTGGTACTGGGGGGTAGAGCCTCAGGGCCTCCTTAATGCACATGGTAGTATATGGCATCTGGTCCAGGAGGTCCCTGAAATGAAGCCCATCCTGAAAGTCATACaaagcctgagaagcctaggggcCACCCTCATCAGAAAGCAGGACTCTCCTACCTCATAAATTGTCACTCACCAGCTGATGGGGGTTCCATCTCCAAGGAGGCCCTGGACTTCCTCCCTGCATCTCTGCTGGTGCTCAGGGTGAGTGGCCAGAGCATGGAGGGTCCAGGAGACCCCACTGGCTGTGGTGTCATGACCCTCAAACATGAAGGTGTCCACCTCAGCACGCAGGTCCTTGTCAGATAAGCTGCTCCCATTCTCCATCTGAGGGGAAGCCACAGGTGAGAGAGCAGGGATTGTCTCTTCTGGATCAAGCAGGGCTTGTACTTCTGAGTCAAGCCTCATCCTCACACCATCACTCACTTTGGCAAACAAGAGGATGTCCAGGAAATCCAGGCGCCTCTTCTTCTTGACCTTTTCCAGCACCCCTTCATCCTGCAACTGAGCCTTCCTCAACTTGATCACTTCATCTGTGCCATGACAACAGTTAACATGCAAGGAAAATGTTACTCAGTCCTCAGTATCACTGATATCTCTTGTCTGTACATTCCAGAGAAACCAGGATACATGTGTGCAGGTGGGTATTTGGGTCAGGGATGGAAGTCCAGCACTGGCTGATAGATCAGGGCTCCTTTCAGAAGCACAGCCCAAAGAGCATTCAATTTTCAAATATGTTGAATGGGTCTCATGCAATATTACTAATGTGAAGCCACTTGTAATGCATGCCATAAGCTAACAGCTTAGCCCCCAAAATATGCACTGTGATAGTACACAGCATGAGTATGTCCCAGGTCCTACAGAGACATGTGGGGGACTCACTGTATGTGAGAGACATAATCTTATCTTTGGGCCAACCATTATATAGTAAAagggaaagtaaaaaaaaaaaatatggggacaaAACCTGTGTGCTCATGGGCAAGTTTGCAGGCGCGGTGTGACAAGCGGCCATCAGAAGACAGACTGTAGATGGTGTCGTTATGGTAAAAGGCATTCCTTATGCGGAAGAAAGCCAGGCTGTTCAGATCCTCAATGGCCTTGATGTAGGAGCTGGAATTTCTGAGGCAGAAAAGGTACAATGTTCTGATAATGGTGATGTCTGTTCTACAGGTGGACTCTGTGAGGACAGACCGCACTGACGCAAATATCTCTTTTGTAACTTTCTTAACCCTCAGGCTTCTAGAAGAGTGCATGACCAGTTAGGCTTCCATCCTTGCTGCTGATTTATAGTATGTTGTTGGGGCAGGGTTGAGTCTGGTCTGTAATCAGGCTTTTGCCTACAGTACAGTGagagttttgatttttatgtagaTGAGAAATCTAGCTGTCCCTCCTACCTCTCAAACAAGCCCACAACACTGGTCAGTCCAAGGACTCTATAGCATAAGGATTGTCACTTACCCATCCAACTGGACATTCCCATGGTGGCTGAAGGCACACTTCATAATTGTTTCCAGAGTCATCAAGGAGACATATTGGAGGATCTCCACAGAGGAATCCTGGTCAACAAACTGCTCCAATTTGTTCTGTGATGGGAAGGTGGCAACTACTCAATTTCCTTGAGAAGATTAGAACCTACATAGACTAGGATATATCTCTGTATCTCCAGGTATTCTGTTTAGAGACCCTCACCTTTGAGATCAAATGCCTACAACAAATTAATAATATGAATTAAGTGTTTAT
The genomic region above belongs to Jaculus jaculus isolate mJacJac1 chromosome 5, mJacJac1.mat.Y.cur, whole genome shotgun sequence and contains:
- the LOC101609153 gene encoding cytochrome P450 4A14-like isoform X3, whose amino-acid sequence is MTVFSLSTLRNLGGIFGILQLSFLLVLLLLLFKAVHFYLSRKWLLKTFQQFPSAPSHWLFGHNLKVRQDEELQHLLTWVKKYPAACSQWLWGNKARILIYDPDYIKVILGRSDPKAPGIYNLLVPWIGYGLLLLNGQKWFQHRRMLTPAFHYDILKPYVGIMANSVNVMLNKLEQFVDQDSSVEILQYVSLMTLETIMKCAFSHHGNVQLDGNSSSYIKAIEDLNSLAFFRIRNAFYHNDTIYSLSSDGRLSHRACKLAHEHTDEVIKLRKAQLQDEGVLEKVKKKRRLDFLDILLFAKMENGSSLSDKDLRAEVDTFMFEGHDTTASGVSWTLHALATHPEHQQRCREEVQGLLGDGTPISWDLLDQMPYTTMCIKEALRLYPPVPVVSRMLNTPVTFPDGRSLPKGVTVALSFYALHHNPDVWPNPQVFDPSRFAPDVSRHSHAFLPFSGGSRNCIGKQFAMNEMKVTVALTLLRFELLPDPTRIPVPMSRLVLRSKNGIHLRLKKLQ
- the LOC101609153 gene encoding cytochrome P450 4A14-like isoform X6 translates to MTVFSLSTLRNLGGIFGILQLSFLLVLLLLLFKAVHFYLSRKWLLKTFQQFPSAPSHWLFGHNLKHGEQELQHLLTWVKKYPAACSQWLWGNKARILIYDPDYIKVILGRSDPKAPGIYNLLVPWIGYGLLLLNGQKWFQHRRMLTPAFHYDILKPYVGIMANSVNVMLNKLEQFVDQDSSVEILQYVSLMTLETIMKCAFSHHGNVQLDGNSSSYIKAIEDLNSLAFFRIRNAFYHNDTIYSLSSDGRLSHRACKLAHEHTDEVIKLRKAQLQDEGVLEKVKKKRRLDFLDILLFAKMENGSSLSDKDLRAEVDTFMFEGHDTTASGVSWTLHALATHPEHQQRCREEVQGLLGDGTPISWDLLDQMPYTTMCIKEALRLYPPVPVVSRMLNTPVTFPDGRSLPKGVTVALSFYALHHNPDVWPNPQVFDPSRFAPDVSRHSHAFLPFSGGSRNCIGKQFAMNEMKVTVALTLLRFELLPDPTRIPVPMSRLVLRSKNGIHLRLKKLQ
- the LOC101609153 gene encoding cytochrome P450 4A14-like isoform X5 translates to MTVFSLSTLRNLGGIFGILQLSFLLVLLLLLFKAVHFYLSRKWLLKTFQQFPSAPSHWLFGHNLKHKHDEELQHLLTWVKKYPAACSQWLWGNKARILIYDPDYIKVILGRSDPKAPGIYNLLVPWIGYGLLLLNGQKWFQHRRMLTPAFHYDILKPYVGIMANSVNVMLNKLEQFVDQDSSVEILQYVSLMTLETIMKCAFSHHGNVQLDGNSSSYIKAIEDLNSLAFFRIRNAFYHNDTIYSLSSDGRLSHRACKLAHEHTDEVIKLRKAQLQDEGVLEKVKKKRRLDFLDILLFAKMENGSSLSDKDLRAEVDTFMFEGHDTTASGVSWTLHALATHPEHQQRCREEVQGLLGDGTPISWDLLDQMPYTTMCIKEALRLYPPVPVVSRMLNTPVTFPDGRSLPKGVTVALSFYALHHNPDVWPNPQVFDPSRFAPDVSRHSHAFLPFSGGSRNCIGKQFAMNEMKVTVALTLLRFELLPDPTRIPVPMSRLVLRSKNGIHLRLKKLQ
- the LOC101609153 gene encoding cytochrome P450 4A14-like isoform X7, producing the protein MTVFSLSTLRNLGGIFGILQLSFLLVLLLLLFKAVHFYLSRKWLLKTFQQFPSAPSHWLFGHNLKVRQDEELQHLLTWVKKYPAACSQWLWGNKARILIYDPDYIKVILGRSDPKAPGIYNLLVPWIGYGLLLLNGQKWFQHRRMLTPAFHYDILKPYVGIMANSVNVMLNKLEQFVDQDSSVEILQYVSLMTLETIMKCAFSHHGNVQLDGLSSDGRLSHRACKLAHEHTDEVIKLRKAQLQDEGVLEKVKKKRRLDFLDILLFAKMENGSSLSDKDLRAEVDTFMFEGHDTTASGVSWTLHALATHPEHQQRCREEVQGLLGDGTPISWDLLDQMPYTTMCIKEALRLYPPVPVVSRMLNTPVTFPDGRSLPKGVTVALSFYALHHNPDVWPNPQVFDPSRFAPDVSRHSHAFLPFSGGSRNCIGKQFAMNEMKVTVALTLLRFELLPDPTRIPVPMSRLVLRSKNGIHLRLKKLQ
- the LOC101609153 gene encoding cytochrome P450 4A14-like isoform X2, which encodes MTVFSLSTLRNLGGIFGILQLSFLLVLLLLLFKAVHFYLSRKWLLKTFQQFPSAPSHWLFGHNLKVRRIGNENRMELQHLLTWVKKYPAACSQWLWGNKARILIYDPDYIKVILGRSDPKAPGIYNLLVPWIGYGLLLLNGQKWFQHRRMLTPAFHYDILKPYVGIMANSVNVMLNKLEQFVDQDSSVEILQYVSLMTLETIMKCAFSHHGNVQLDGNSSSYIKAIEDLNSLAFFRIRNAFYHNDTIYSLSSDGRLSHRACKLAHEHTDEVIKLRKAQLQDEGVLEKVKKKRRLDFLDILLFAKMENGSSLSDKDLRAEVDTFMFEGHDTTASGVSWTLHALATHPEHQQRCREEVQGLLGDGTPISWDLLDQMPYTTMCIKEALRLYPPVPVVSRMLNTPVTFPDGRSLPKGVTVALSFYALHHNPDVWPNPQVFDPSRFAPDVSRHSHAFLPFSGGSRNCIGKQFAMNEMKVTVALTLLRFELLPDPTRIPVPMSRLVLRSKNGIHLRLKKLQ
- the LOC101609153 gene encoding cytochrome P450 4A14-like isoform X4; the encoded protein is MTVFSLSTLRNLGGIFGILQLSFLLVLLLLLFKAVHFYLSRKWLLKTFQQFPSAPSHWLFGHNLKDEELQHLLTWVKKYPAACSQWLWGNKARILIYDPDYIKVILGRSDPKAPGIYNLLVPWIGYGLLLLNGQKWFQHRRMLTPAFHYDILKPYVGIMANSVNVMLNKLEQFVDQDSSVEILQYVSLMTLETIMKCAFSHHGNVQLDGNSSSYIKAIEDLNSLAFFRIRNAFYHNDTIYSLSSDGRLSHRACKLAHEHTDEVIKLRKAQLQDEGVLEKVKKKRRLDFLDILLFAKMENGSSLSDKDLRAEVDTFMFEGHDTTASGVSWTLHALATHPEHQQRCREEVQGLLGDGTPISWDLLDQMPYTTMCIKEALRLYPPVPVVSRMLNTPVTFPDGRSLPKGVTVALSFYALHHNPDVWPNPQVFDPSRFAPDVSRHSHAFLPFSGGSRNCIGKQFAMNEMKVTVALTLLRFELLPDPTRIPVPMSRLVLRSKNGIHLRLKKLQ
- the LOC101609153 gene encoding cytochrome P450 4A14-like isoform X1, which produces MTVFSLSTLRNLGGIFGILQLSFLLVLLLLLFKAVHFYLSRKWLLKTFQQFPSAPSHWLFGHNLKVRRIGNENRMDEELQHLLTWVKKYPAACSQWLWGNKARILIYDPDYIKVILGRSDPKAPGIYNLLVPWIGYGLLLLNGQKWFQHRRMLTPAFHYDILKPYVGIMANSVNVMLNKLEQFVDQDSSVEILQYVSLMTLETIMKCAFSHHGNVQLDGNSSSYIKAIEDLNSLAFFRIRNAFYHNDTIYSLSSDGRLSHRACKLAHEHTDEVIKLRKAQLQDEGVLEKVKKKRRLDFLDILLFAKMENGSSLSDKDLRAEVDTFMFEGHDTTASGVSWTLHALATHPEHQQRCREEVQGLLGDGTPISWDLLDQMPYTTMCIKEALRLYPPVPVVSRMLNTPVTFPDGRSLPKGVTVALSFYALHHNPDVWPNPQVFDPSRFAPDVSRHSHAFLPFSGGSRNCIGKQFAMNEMKVTVALTLLRFELLPDPTRIPVPMSRLVLRSKNGIHLRLKKLQ